A segment of the Bos taurus isolate L1 Dominette 01449 registration number 42190680 breed Hereford chromosome 8, ARS-UCD2.0, whole genome shotgun sequence genome:
GTTACTTTGGAAGAAGGAAGCTGGGAGTGTTTTGAGCAAGTGAAAAGCCTCTCCAGTCGTTCGAGTGTGCATCCGCGGAGGAAGGTCCTCATGTAAATTGTTCGATTGGCTTCCATACCCGGATCCGCGGAGCGAGGACTTGGACTCTCTGCCTCCTGCTTCCGAAGGCAGTTGCCCAGTGCTTGGTGGGGCTGGGTCTGCCCGGAGCTCGTTGCCACGAAGAACGCGACTAAAACCCTTGAAAGCTGGCCGCCCGTGCTCTCGCGGCTCGTTCCCCCAACCCTGCATCCGCAGCCGGAAAGCTGCATCTCGGCCGGAGCCTCTGGCTGTCGGCACCGAGTCTCGAAATCCTAAGGATAAAAGCCTTCCTCCTTATCCTTCCAAGATCTGCACGTGCTTTTCCTCCTTCAATtctcagaaaagaaaactgtGGGCTTGCGGGTGGGAAGGGACTGGCCCAAGGTCTCCCTGCAAAAGATCATAAAAAGAATACAGATCTGCGGGACCACCGACGCAGGAAATCTTGGGTGAGGCCGAGCTCGGTCTTGGGGAGTGGCAGAAAACGAACTCAGAAACCAGACACCCTCGAAGCAAACAGGTCCCCCGTGCCAGCCCCTTTCCAAGGAGACGCGCCGGCGGATGGCCACAGctccccctcccccggcccccaCTTCTCTCAGCCCTCCGCCCCGCTTCGGGATGGAGCGGCTCGGCTGCTTGGAGCCTTCTTGGCCTGAGCGAACTGGAGGAGATCACCACGAGAGGGCAGAAGCCCAGCCTTCATCCTCTTTAAACTGTGCTTCACTCCCCATCATATAGAGAGGGGTCCCGAGCCACCCAAAGATAAATGATTGGAGGTGGGGGTAGTGCGGTGTTTCCCTAAATATCAGCAATGGAAGGACATGAGATACAAAACCTCGGTACAGTCGAGGAGCCTAGCACCCAAAGAGGGAAAGTGGCTGCCTCTGGCACATGGCGAGGAAACGCACTAACACAGACGTAGGCAGGTGTGAGGTGGCTAATCCGCGAAGTCGCGGTGGAACTGTAGCAACTTACATCCTCTATAAGACCTAGGAATTCTGTCTGAAAGACGAGGGACTGGATGGAGAatggccagggaagccttgaCTTAGGGTTTGAGAATCATCCCAAAGACCTTGGGAGCCAATCACTTGGgactttttctcccttcctcGCCCCCACCCACAAGAACCAAGAGCCCCCTCAGTCAATTCTCACCCTCTCCAGCCAAAAAAGTGAAGCGAGCCCTTCCTTTCACCTGTGGGTCCCAGCCTTCTATACAGGCTGGTAAAGTCCGGAAGCGCCGAGTTTGCGCGCCGACAGTCCCTGCCTCTCTCGGCCTCTTTCTCCCCGTCGGTGCGCAGAGAGAACCGGCCGGGGAGATCTCCAAGCGCCTTCGGCGCTCCGATCGTGTGGTTCCCGCCGCGCCGCCACAGCTGCTCCTACCTGGGGAGGTGCGCCGGGGCCCAGGGGGCGGGTAGTCGGGGGGTAGGGGGCGGGCGGGGAACCGGCACCGCCCCGAGCTTCCCGGcgcctttaaggaggagaaacCCGCGGAGGGAGGAGCCGGTCCGGGTGTGTGCAGGGGAGCGCCTCGCCAGAAGTATTGGCGGCTGGAGGCCAACCCTTCGGAGAGGAACAGTGGCCGGCCACCGCGCCTGGCCCGCGCCGCGGCCTCGCTACCGTCGCCTCGACTCCTTGCCCTCCGCGCTTTCAGCGGCTGCGGCCTCAGGGACGCGGCCTAGGCCGCCCCCAACACAGTGCCCACGCCTGCACTAACTGCTACCGTTTCAGGCCTTTGGGCCCGCAACCTCCTCTGCACTCGCGACCTCGACGGTTATCCTCAGAATCAGCGGGAAGCCCAGAACTGATGCCAGCGCCTCAGCCCCAGGACCAATTCCAGACCCGTTGACCGCCTGGCACCAGCGCGCAAAGGACCCTTCAGCCCTAGACAGGAGTCTAGTTTCAGTACCAGCGTCGCTGCCGGCGCCTGGCTTCGAGGTCCAGAACACGAGCAGAGCCGTCGGTAGGCGGGACACTTGAACCTCTGTCTGCAGACCGCCAGTCCGGAAACCGCGGGCGCCAAGCCTCCTGCGAGCCCCTGCCAGGGAAGCTCCCGGTGCCAGCTGCGAGGACCCTCTCAGCTCTTTGCAAAGGGAACCAGCGTTGGTCCCCGCGACCCAGTGTCCCGGGCCCCGCAGCTCCCAAAGCCGCCGCCCGATCCTCGAAGGCAGCGGGGACGCCTCGGGGACGCGGGACGGCTGCGCCATGACGGCCGAGagcgggccgccgccgccgccgccgcaacCGGAGGCGCTGGCGGCCGTGAAGGAGGAGCGCGGTGAGGCGGGGGCCGGCGGGGTACCAGCGGAGGCCGCGGGTCGCGGCGCCGGTGGGCGGCGGCGGAAGCGCCCCCTGCAGCGGGGCAAGCCGCCCTACAGCTACATCGCGCTCATTGCCATGGCCATAGCGCACGCGCCGGAGCGCCGCCTCACTCTGGGCGGCATCTATAAGTTCATCACCGAGCGTTTCCCCTTCTACCGCGACAACCCTAAAAAGTGGCAGAACAGCATCCGCCACAACCTCACACTCAACGACTGCTTCCTCAAGATCCCGCGCGAGGCCGGCCGCCCGGGCAAGGGCAACTACTGGGCGCTCGATCCCAACGCCGAGGACATGTTCGAGAGCGGCAGCTTCCTGCGCCGCCGCAAGCGTTTCAAGCGCTCTGACCTGTCCACTTACCCGGCTTACATGCACgacgcggccgccgccgccgccgccgctgcggccgccgccgctgccgccatCTTCCCGGGTGGGGTGCCCGCTGCGCGCCCTCCTTACCCTGGCGCGGTCTATGCAGGCTATGCCGCCCCGTCGCTCGCCGCGCCGCCCCCGGTGTACTACCCGGCTGCTTCGCCAGGCCCGTGCCGCGTGTTCGGCCTGGTGCCTGAACGGCCGCTCAGCCCAGAACTGGGCCCCGCGCCATCGGGGCCCGCCGGTTCCTGCTCCTTTGCCTCGGCCGGCGGCTCTGCCGCTAGCACAGCTTACCAGCCGGCCGGCTGCGCCGGTGCCCGACCCGCCAACACTTCCGCCTATGCGGCCGCGTACGCTGGCCCCGACGGCACGTACTCGCAAGGGGCCGGCGGGGCCCTCTTCGCAGCGACTGGCCGGTTGGCCGGGCCCGCTTCGCCCCCCGCGGGTGGCAGCAGCGGCGGCGTCGAGACTGCGGTGGACTTCTATGGGCGCACATCGCCCGGCCAGTTCGGAGCTCTGGGGCCCTGCTACAATCCTGGTGGGCAGCTCGGAGCGGGCAGTGGAGGCGCCTACCACGCTCGCCACGCGGCTGCCTATCCAGGCGCAGTGGATCGGTTCGTGTCCGCCATGTGAGCGGAGCATACAGGCGAAAATTCATAGATACCTCGACTGTCCTTACGAACTAAGTATCGACGAAACCTGAGGACAGGACTGGACAGAGGGCCGAATTGAGAGCCACGTGGCAGGGACCGAGCCGGCGTGACAGGCGCAGACTCCCGGTGCACCGCGTACACCGGGCGCCTACCGGGCGGCTTTGAAaatgggaggtggggagaagcgTCCTAGGCCCATGGACTGGGACAAGAGACCCTCATAGAGGCGCAGCTCCAAAGGTCTTGCCTTGGACATTCTAACCGGGGAGGGCCCTTAGCTCTAAACGGGGCACAAGGTAGCGTCTACTCCAGAGTCTAGAGGAATGGTGAAGAATCACATGATTTCACTCTTTCCTGTACTTTTCAAAGCTCTTTTTACACAGTTTGACCTCTTGTGCCTTTGACTGTCTTATTACAATAAAAGACTCCTATAGCGTCTTCCCACATAAGGTGAGGAGGACAAATTTGCAAAAGaagtaactttttttaaaaatgggaaagatCTCTGTTTAGCTTGACCGAGGCCTGCTTTTCCCAGCCTCTGAGAACTGCAAACCTGGCTCTGAATCCGGACTGTGCTGGGTTGCCACAGTGTGACCCAGTTCCATCACTCACACCCTGCAGGGTTCCCATGTGATATACAAGAGAGCTGTAGAATCCAACCGTGCCCCATATGATCTTTAAGGGCCCATCAGGGCTGCTGCCGCCCTGCATATTTGGCAGCATGGATGGGCCACCCAAGGCCTAACCTTACTCCAGGGAATGGGAACAGAGCTCATAGCAAGCAACTCTGGATTAGCTCCAGGCCCCAATTATGTCACAATTTCAGCATGATGTGCTGATCATTCGACAGCTATTACTGCTGGGTCATAAATGTGGTTTTCCAATGAGGCAGGTAGAAATACATTTGTCCATTGCCCACTCTTTCTTTTCATTAAGCCCTGGACCCAATGGGTGAGTTAAAAGTCAAAGAGATAACAAAACTCTCTTGAGTCTCTTGGTGAGGGCTTTCATTTTGTGGGCTGGCCCTTCCATCCCTGGCATCTTTTcatgcaaaaaagaaagaaaaactggggCAGTTAAGCAGGCTTAGAAAGAAACTGGTATTTAactttgtttccatttatttcttttaagctACAAGATGACCaagatcagaaaaaaaataataaatccaaCCATTTCCCCACCATTCTCAGGAGATATCTTGTAAGTTTTGATTCTGGAGCAAAACTTTCAAGCATTAAATATTTCAGAAGCTCGTTGTGCAGTTTCAGATAAACTTGAGTGTTCATATGAACTGTTTCTAATAAAGATCTTTGAGTAAGTGAGTTCTGGCAAGAGAAAGGCAGCCTCTTTCTGTGTAATTAATTTACTAGGGAAGAGTTGGGGAGTGTGGGAAAGAAGACTGAAAACCATTGGTAATTTTTAATTTCGTGGATTGCTCTATCCTGTTCACAAAGACATGTGAATGTGATTCAGTCCAGACAGGGTATCTGTCTAAAAAGTGCTGCCCAATAGAAATATCATGCAAGCTGCCCATGTAACTAAGATTTTTCTGGTagctgcatttattttaaaaacaagtgaaATAGATTAATAATATACTGTATTTAACATAATTTGTCCAAACTATCATTTCAAGGTATAATCAGTGTAAAAATTGTTGAGGTAGTGTATGTTTTTCatactaagtcttcaaaatctgGAGTGTATTTTACACTTAGAGCTCAAGTTTGGACTAACCACAAGCCAAGTGCTCAATAGCAGTGTGTGGTTGATGGCTATGGTGTTAGCAGGAGTCTAGACACTGGTCCTTCCGAACTCTGCTGGTAGTAATGAACCACCTGGAGGCAGGGAGCAGCTGCAGCACTGACCCTACGACCAGTAGGTCCAGATTTCAGACCTAGCCCTGTGACCTTGGAAATGCCTAGGTGTTAGGCCTCCCTTATCTCCCTATGGATCCTTGCAGGTTGAAATTCAAAGGTTCTCATGTGCAGCTAGACAGTCTGGCTCTCCCAGGCAGAAATCAGGATGCCTTGCCtagctggctgctgctgctaagtctcttcagtcgtgtccgactctgtgcgaccccatagacggcagcccatcaggctccccgtccctgggattctccaggccaagaatactggagtgggttgccatttccttagctGGCAGTAGTCAGAAATTGAAAGGCTTCCACCCCAGGGTCTTGTCCTTGGCTGCCTAAAGCCCAGCTAGGGGATTAGGGCTGGAAAAGGGCAGTCTATGCGCCCGGTTAATGCGGTGGTTGACCCTTCTCTGTGTTTTATTTAGCAAGTCCATTGCTTTGACAGTGCCATTAACCAGTCCCTTCTCTAGGGTCCTCATTTGTGAGTAGTAATTTGTGACCCCTCGCTCAGAGTCCTCCTGAAGTTAAACGAATCAAGAGAGGTAGATACGCTGTAAACTGTAAAGCGCTTGGCACACGAGGGAAGAAGGGCTTTACAATTAAAAAGCGCCAGCTTATCCCGAAGCCTCCTGGAGCGTCGAGGTAAAACCCGGGTGAACGAGAAAGATGGAGAGGCAAAGTGCACGCGTCTTCACTCCCAACTCTCTCTGGAAACTGGGACGACGGGTGAGATGGCGCCAAAAGCCAGAGTATGTGACGGGAGAGGGGACGCTGCGAGTTGGGAACTGGGTGCGCACAGCGAGAGCCCGGAAAGACAGCGGGACTGTCGAGGTTTTGGAGAACGTCGGCGCTTTTCGGCCTCCTGCCAGCCGGCGGCACCCAAAGCTCGCGGGCCATCCGGGCGCTTCAACCACAGACGGGCCGAGCCGAGTCTACCCTCCACGCGGCCGAGCCGTCCGCGCGATTCTAGGACCTTGAGAGCATTCATTGCTGCGTCTAGCGACAGTCCAACTCTCCGAACCCCCAAACCGCGAAACAGGACCTCCCTGTCTAGGGGCTCAGAGTCGGGaggtgtgtttcttttttcttcttcctatctTGAAACCAAAAAAATTGTGTGCCCCTATCTGGGCTCTGCACCCCCAGCGTCGTGTGCAGGCGCCCCCCGGGCTGTGGGTAATTAGATGCGTTCTTCTCTAATTTCCCAAGGCTCGTTAGAATTCGCCCCAGAGctgtaacatttattttctttcaaattaacTTTGCTTGCAATTAAGTTTAAGAAACCAGCAACAAAAGGAGTCTTGGCCCGAGGTCGTTTACCACGAAAACGGATTAAGGAATCTTCCCCGGTTTAAGGGGAAAGATTCCTGCAGCGCTAGGGGAAGCGTTCCCACAGCAGAGGCCCAGGGGGAGTAGGAAGTTGCTTTCGGCGGCTGTGGATGGTGACGCCATCGGCTTCCTCAACCCCACGACCCGTGCGCCTGAAAGAGTAAGGGTAACCTCGCTGAAATGAACTCGTGAGCGTTTGGGCTGAATTCCACAGTCATGACATGAAGCTGCTGTACACAGTTATAGTTTATCCAGAACACTCATAAACATAATCTCATTTACTAAGAACTTTGTGAGaatgttttcattaaaattacatttttattacaaaattggtacactttcattgtaaaaaaaaaaaaaaaagacaacaaccaCAGAAAGAAGAGTCAAGGTAACATTAATTCACCCAGAGAAAGCACAGAAAACACCTCAGTGAGTATcttttctagtttttgtttttcctttgcaagAGGCCTGAGTCCCAACTTTGTCACTGAAATACTTGGAGATCTTGACCGAACTTGCACCAGCCTATGTTGCACTATCTGCAAACCTAGGTGGCAGGTCCCCTTTCATGCTCACATTCTTGAACTCCTCTTTTTTTGGTCATCTGAATCCAGGATGCTGTTCTCCAAGAGCCAGTAGAAAGGCTGAGAGCAGGCTTGCTGTCCCTGCTGTCCTGCACAGGAGACAAAGGCCTTGTAGCTCTAAGTGTGGGCTATAGACTACCAGCGTGGGCATCCCTGGGAGCTCGacagaaatgcagactctcaagCTCTACCCAGATTCACTGAAACACAAACTGCATTTCAACAAGACCTGAAGCATTTCTCTGCCCTACGTAGAGAGGCAAAGCTTTAGAGAAGTGTGGGGCGGGGTGTCGGTGAGGGGTAAAGTGTTACGTACGTTGTTGATCAGAGACCCCAGAATAACTTCCAGAAACTTCCTGTTTCTGGGCAAGAACCCCAACCAGAGATGGCTGCAGAGAGAGATGGCTGGGGTAGAGCCCTTCACCTCCACCCTTGGGTATACTTTACAGTCTTGGAATCCTAACCTTTCGAATGCATCTCATCTCATGTTCCCTGTCTGATGGGTGTGACTGTGACAGTGACTTCAATGAGAGTGTATCTGAAACCATCTTGAAAGCTGGGGTGTCAGAGCCTGGCCAGGAATCCAGGCTCCTGACTCCCTGCTGAGCCACTTTGGAGACCTTGGGCTCTGGTCTCTGTATCCTCTAAGCAGCAGTCATTTGCCTAAATACGGATTAAGCTTGGCAACTCTAACCCCCAGTCTGGGCTAGTTAGGgtttaggagaaaaataaagctcaCTTTTCAGGACCCAATAGCCAGCAGGAAGAGCTGAAGGATCCTCCAGTAAAGCAGTTTAAGGGTCCCTTGAACAGCCCAAGATTATGAGTGCCCTAATgaatcccccccacccccgccatccCCACAGTCCCCCTATTCCCACCCCCAATACACACAGCTTTCTAGAGAATTCAGTTTCTGTGCTCATCCTGTTCCTGAGAAGTGCTGACTGCTGGGGCTGGCATGACAGAATAACTGGAGGGGGCGGGGAAGGTCCCTGATGAAAAGTTGTTCAGACAAGGGGCATGTACCAGACTGGATTTTCTTCCCGGGATCACAGAGCAGCTCGGTGGAAGAACCAGGACTCTCATCTCAGTGCTCACATGAGTTTTCAATAATAAGAATAAATAGGAATACGATGTGTGTGTATAGAGCTTCGACAGAGCTAAAGGGACACGTGACTTAACTCATAGCTGTAAGTGTCCAAGCCTGACTAAAACCTATGCCTCCCTCGAGGGAGACTACATTTGATTATCATCCTCATAAAAGGCAATGTGGAAATGGAAGTAATCAGATGGGGGTGGTTGTGAAGGTGGGGGTTGAGGGATGGAGAAGGAGTGCAACTGG
Coding sequences within it:
- the LOC104969390 gene encoding uncharacterized protein, yielding MAQPSRVPEASPLPSRIGRRLWELRGPGHWVAGTNAGSLCKELRGSSQLAPGASLAGARRRLGARGFRTGGLQTEVQVSRLPTALLVFWTSKPGAGSDAGTETRLLSRAEGSFARWCQAVNGSGIGPGAEALASVLGFPLILRITVEVASAEEAASLRPQPLKARRARSRGDGSEAAARARRGGRPLFLSEGLASSRQYFWRGAPLHTPGPAPPSAGFSSLKAPGSSGRCRFPARPLPPDYPPPGPRRTSPGRSSCGGAAGTTRSERRRRLEISPAGSLCAPTGRKRPREAGTVGAQTRRFRTLPACIEGWDPQVKGRARFTFLAGEGRPWASPFPPASPQFSFLRIEGGKARADLGRIRRKAFILRISRLGADSQRLRPRCSFPAADAGLGERAARARAASFQGF
- the FOXE1 gene encoding forkhead box protein E1, giving the protein MTAESGPPPPPPQPEALAAVKEERGEAGAGGVPAEAAGRGAGGRRRKRPLQRGKPPYSYIALIAMAIAHAPERRLTLGGIYKFITERFPFYRDNPKKWQNSIRHNLTLNDCFLKIPREAGRPGKGNYWALDPNAEDMFESGSFLRRRKRFKRSDLSTYPAYMHDAAAAAAAAAAAAAAAIFPGGVPAARPPYPGAVYAGYAAPSLAAPPPVYYPAASPGPCRVFGLVPERPLSPELGPAPSGPAGSCSFASAGGSAASTAYQPAGCAGARPANTSAYAAAYAGPDGTYSQGAGGALFAATGRLAGPASPPAGGSSGGVETAVDFYGRTSPGQFGALGPCYNPGGQLGAGSGGAYHARHAAAYPGAVDRFVSAM